The Mycolicibacterium aromaticivorans JS19b1 = JCM 16368 DNA segment TACCGAGGCCCAAGCTCAAAAGGCAATCGAGATCGCCGCATCAGAAGCCGCGCGGCGTACCAGCGAGCAGTCATCGACGCAGGACCGCCCGCCAGCCGCGAGGCATGCGAAACCGACGATCGCCACCACCGATCTGACCACGTTCCTGCGTGACTACGTTCCTGAGAGCACCGGCGCCGTACAGGCTATCCCCAGCGCCGCCGTTGATTTCGGCGCCGCCCGCATGCATTTCGAGAGCGCAGACAGTTGGTCCACGCTCTCGGCATGCATGGAGTGGCGCGCCGAGATTCGCCTGTCATCCCTTGACGCCCACGCCCACGCCCCCGAGGTCGTCACCGGGAGCGTGCAGTTCCTCATCGTGCGCGCTGGGCACGAAAGCCCTCGGGAGGTGCTGCCGCTATTCGGACCACGCGCGGCCGCGTTCGATGAGCTCTTCGACAACGAGTGGCTCCTTCCCGAGCTCGATGAAGACGACGACTTCACCGGCGGGATGCCCATCAGCACGGTGCTGCTGGTGTTGGACGCGGCGCTAGATCCCCGTGTGCCGGCCGGGTCGCTACTCAGAGCGTGGGCAGTGGCCGAGACCATCTTCACGATGTTGCCCACGACCAGCGGGCTCGTCGTGATGCCACCGGCACCGGCGGCGACTGGCAAGGCCACCCGTCGACTTCTTTCCAGCGAGGACATCGATCAAGACTGGGTCCGTGTCGGATGCCGGCCCTTGCCCGGACGGCCCCGTTTCCACGGCCAGGCCACGGCCTATGTCCACCTCGACCACGCTCGCGACGCCCTGGCCTGTGTGCGAGACAGCACCGTTTCGATCCCACTCGAGGAGTAGGGAGTAGGACCCTCTGCACACCTAAGGGCACGCGCCTCAAGGTGTGCGATACCAAATTTTGGTATCGTCGCAAAGGTGGGTAAGAACACCTCGTTCAGCCTCGATGATCACTTCACGGCGTTCATCAATGATGAGGTCGCCTCGGGCCGGTACGGCTCAGCAAGCGATGTGGTGCGCGCCGCGCTGCGGCTGCTCCAGGATCGGGAGACGCGTCTAGGCGCGCTGCGTCAAGCGCTAGTCACGGGGGAAAACAGTGGTGAATCAACACCGTTCGATTTCGATGAGTTCGTGACGCGCCAGCGCGCCCGGCGACCGAACCAGCGGTGAGTCGCTATGTGCTCCCCCCTGCCGCCCGTATTGACCTGGAGCACATCTGGGACTACACCAGGCAACGATGGAGCGACGACCAAGCTGAGCGCTACACCCGAGAGCTTCAGCGGGCGACCGAACTCGTGGCCGACAACCCTCTCATCGGCCGCCCCTGTGATGAGGTCCGCGCCGGCTATCGCCAGCACGCCGTAGGCTCGCACACCCTCTACTACCGAGTGGCTGACGCCGATCTGATCGACATCGTGCGGATACTGCACAAGCGCATGGACGTCGACGCACACCTCGACTGAAGGCCGCGGCCTGAGATCGACCCCAAAAAAGCGTGAAGACGGTGTCCTGGAGCTTCGGCCAGCCCTTCCGATCCCCGCTGATCAGCGTTGGTTCTGGCAGGAACGCTGGCAGCAGCGCGAAAAGGAAGTCGACGACCACGTCGCGGCTGGGCGTATCACCGTCCACGACAGCGGTGATCCTTTGCGGCACACTTGGATCGGCTCGATGCCGAGGCCAGTTCCAGCGAGGCGGCGGCTGAGGCTCCGCCGTCGTTATGAAGTTCGAGACGACCCCAACCTTTGACAACGACCCCGGCCTTTGACAACTAAGTGCGACGGCTCAAGCCCGAGCACCGTGCTGCGTTCCTCAACGTGGCGAAGACGAAGTTCATCGCGGCGTGCAATGCCTACGCCGCGGATCCGGCGACCCCGTGGCCGCGGACACTGCGCGTGGAGTCTGTGCAGAGCGCCCCCGGGGTTCTGGAGATGACGTGGTCATTTTCTAGCCCTGACGGTCGCGCGACGTTCGAGTTGGTGACCGTCGATGGCGAACTGCGTTGCCGGTGGCGGCGCGTCGGTGATCACGACGTCTTTCAGTTGCCGTAGATGGATACCATGACTCCGGCCGGAGAATTCACGTGGCGAATGCACCGCGCCCCAAGGGGTTTGGCCCGCGACTGCGCGTCGGGACGGTGCATGGCTTGAACCATGTTGGCGGCAGTGCGGCTGGCCGGTAATCGTGAAACGCACGGGTGAAGCGGGTTATGTTCGATCTGGGCACTGTGAATCCTCGGACTGGCCGCGCCTCGTGCACAGCGTCTGCTAGCCCTGCCGGGGTGGCGCTGGTAGCGACCGTGGTTGGCTCCGGTGGCATCTCGAAGTTACCAGCCGCGCCTTGGCGTTGCGTCGCTCGGCCAACCATCGGTTGCTGACTTGCTAGTCCTGGGGGTCCGGAGGCGGCTGAGGTTGGACGCGGTAGGTGCCGATGGTGGTGCCGTTGGTGGCGTCGCCTCGCGGGTACGCCCTGACCCGGATTTCCTTGCCGGACCGGTCCCTGCGGACGTGTCCCCGAACGTTGTGCAGCGGCGATACCTTCGGGGCCCGGGTGCGGTGAGTAGGTGACTGTGTGGTTGCCACG contains these protein-coding regions:
- a CDS encoding type II toxin-antitoxin system ParD family antitoxin; amino-acid sequence: MGKNTSFSLDDHFTAFINDEVASGRYGSASDVVRAALRLLQDRETRLGALRQALVTGENSGESTPFDFDEFVTRQRARRPNQR
- a CDS encoding type II toxin-antitoxin system RelE/ParE family toxin, with the protein product MSRYVLPPAARIDLEHIWDYTRQRWSDDQAERYTRELQRATELVADNPLIGRPCDEVRAGYRQHAVGSHTLYYRVADADLIDIVRILHKRMDVDAHLD